In Zingiber officinale cultivar Zhangliang chromosome 6A, Zo_v1.1, whole genome shotgun sequence, a single genomic region encodes these proteins:
- the LOC121996766 gene encoding cyclin-dependent kinase G-1-like isoform X1: MTALRVEVEDVIEFLRTRGFSAAAAALRDDLLSRRSAGEAADLDLDLNVGFDLPPLKLSPLTRGGAGVAESSPPSASSSSSDAFVSIGSSPSELLNPYGVWSPARSRSDEESTDGHSNFGTAREYNNYWYDDQLGGYYDNPFFVQNDSERLHMEDKFIMSREEKNLFENETHDTFDVLANDHRHEHDDVDCQGCANIYNCPFPICNCCNGSKNCESGEVAEMVRSTSFAIYGRYQVLDDQTERLDECGENQFNFIRKHDHPDTIVLEHDLFHDKSQVEGKECSGSDLAAEKLQTLNANAVADSGFTKSDTKIYKDIVGDSYARDLIFLGKRDDGELQRESFSLPTLEEVSKQDANSAYGHGDDKTVDKKLEESEAVDGELEGDIGDKLHFHASSDDELEVFNLRIIHRKNRTGFEENKEFPVILKSVIAGRYYITKYLGSAAFSKVVQAHDLHTGMDVSLKIIKNDKDFFDQSLDEIKLLKFVNKHDPSDEHHVLCLYDYFYYQEHLFIVTELLRANLYEFQKYNHESGGEEYYTLPRIRAIARQCLEALEFLHHLRIIHCDLKPENILIKSYRRCEIKVIDLGSSCFETDNLSVYVQSRSYRAPEVILGLPFDQKIDIWSLGCILAELHTGNVLFPNDSVPLILARIMGILGPIDEEMLVLGQETSKYFTESFDLYHLNEEMHQMEYLIPERSSLSQQLQDSDTEFVDFLSYLLQINPSRRPTASEALQHRWLSFSYH, encoded by the exons ATGACGGCGCTGCGGGTGGAGGTGGAGGACGTGATCGAATTCCTCCGGACGCGAGGATTCTCCGCGGCCGCCGCTGCTCTCCGCGACGACCTGCTTTCGCGCCGCTCCGCTGGCGAGGCAGCCGACCTTGACCTTGACCTTAACGTAGGATTCGATCTACCTCCTCTGAAGCTTTCTCCTCTGACCCGTGGAGGTGCAGGCGTCGCCGAGAGTTCGCCTCCCAGCGCCTCCTCCAGCTCCTCCGACGCGTTCGTCAGCATTGGCTCATCGCCCTCGG AGCTTTTGAATCCTTACGGAGTATGGTCACCAGCTCGGTCTAGATCTGATGAGGAGTCAACCGATGGGCACTCGAACTTTGGAACTGCCAGAGAGTACAATAATTATTGGTATGATGACCAGCTTGGAGGATATTACGATAATCCCTTCTTCGTGCAGAATGATTCTGAACGATTACATATGGAGGACAAGTTCATCATGTCTAGAGAGGAAAAAAATCTGTTTGAGAATGAAACTCACGATACTTTTGATGTTCTAGCAAATGATCATAGGCATGAGCATGACGATGTCGATTGTCAGGGATGTGCTAATATCTATAATTGTCCTTTCCCAATTTGCAATTGCTGCAATggatccaaaaattgtgaaagtGGTGAGGTTGCTGAAATGGTGAGGAGCACAAGCTTTGCTATCTACGGACGTTATCAGGTCTTGGATGACCAGACGGAGAGGTTGGATGAATGTGGAGAGAATCAGTTTAATTTCATAAGGAAACATGACCATCCAGATACTATTGTCCTAGAACATGATCTGTTTCACGATAAAAGTCAAGTTGAAGGCAAAGAATGCTCAGGATCAGATTTAGCAGCGGAAAAACTGCAGACTTTAAATGCCAATGCAGTTGCTGATAGTGGCTTTACAA aGTCCGATACTAAAATATATAAGGATATTGTAGGAGATTCTTATGCCAGAGACTTAATTTTTTTAGGCAAGAGAGATGATGGAGAGTTGCAAAGGGAATCTTTCAGTTTACCAACACTTGAAGAGGTGTCTAAACAAGATGCAAATTCTGCATATGGACATGGGGATGACAAGACAGTTGACAAAAAACTAGAGGAATCTGAGGCTGTTGATGGGGAATTAGAGGGTGATATTGGTGACAAGCTTCATTTTCATGCTTCCTCTGATGATGAACTGGAAGTATTTAATTTGAGAATAATTCACCGCAAAAACAG AACTGGCTttgaagaaaataaagagtttccAGTTATCCTGAAATCAGTTATAGCAGGCAGATACTATATCACAAAGTATCTTGGTTCGGCTGCATTTAGCAAGGTTGTTCAGGCGCATGACCTCCATACTGGAATGGATGTATCCCTCAAGATAATAAAGAACGATAAGGATTTCTTTGACCAGAGTTTAGATGAGATTAAACTTCTCAAGTTTGTTAATAAGCATGATCCTTCTGATGAGCATCATGTATTGTGCCTTTATGACTACTTCTACTATCAG GAACATCTTTTCATTGTAACAGAGTTATTACGGGCTAACCTCTATGAATTTCAGAAGTACAATCATGAATCTGGTGGTGAGGAATACTACACATTGCCTAGAATACGG GCTATAGCTCGACAATGTCTAGAGGCTTTAGAGTTCCTCCACCATCTAAGGATAATTCATTGTGATCTGAAGCCTGAGAATATCCTTAtcaagagctatagaagatgtGAAATTAAGGTTATTGATCTCGGAAGCAGCTGCTTTGAGACAGACAACTTATCTGTATATGTGCAATCTCGTTCTTATAGAGCCCCGGAAGTTATCCTAGGTCTCCCTTTTGATCAGAAGATTGATATTTGGTCTCTAGGTTGCATCCTGGCTGAACTGCACACTGGTAAC GTGCTATTTCCAAATGACTCAGTCCCCTTGATACTTGCTCGGATAATGGGGATCCTTGGTCCAATTGATGAGGAGATGCTTGTACTGGGACAGGAAACGAGCAAATATTTCACTGAAAGTTTTGATCTATATCATCTGAACGAG GAAATGCATCAAATGGAGTACCTGATACCAGAGAGGTCCTCATTGTCACAACAGCTGCAAGATTCCGATACTGAATTTGTTGATTTCCTTTCTTATTTGCTCCAAATAAACCCTAGTAGGAGACCAACAGCTAGTGAAGCACTGCAACATAGATGGCTTTCCTTCTCGTACCATTGA
- the LOC121996767 gene encoding probable serine/threonine-protein kinase PBL26, which yields MSCFPCFLKKNFPNADLSPVARAVKVHELTKWPEYPPEKVPTHETQNDAGKKNVAAETFTFRELVSATKNFKPECLLGEGGFGRVYKGLLEKTREVIAVKQLDRNGFQGNQEFLVEVLILSLLHHENLVKLIGYCADGDQRLLVYEYMPNGSLEDHLLDISADQNPLSWYARMKIAHGAAQGLEYLHEKANPPVIYRDLKSSNILLNENFVAKLSDFGLAKLGSIGDKIHVSSAVMGTYGYCAPEYVRAGQLTLKSDVYSFGVVMLELITGRRAIDTAKPTDEQNLVAWAMPLLKDQKRFPELVDPLLQGDYPAKGLGQAAAVAAMCLQEEPSVRPLMTDVVVALSFLTTE from the exons ATGAGCTGCTTTCCTTGTTTCTTGAAGAAGAATTTCCCGAACGCCGACTTATCTCCAGTTGCACGCGCGGTTAAGGTCCATGAACTGACGAAATGGCCAG AGTATCCCCCGGAGAAAGTTCCTACTCATGAAACTCAAAATGATGCTGGAAAAAAAAATGTTGCTGCCGAGACATTCACATTCCGTGAACTCGTTTCTGCTACCAAGAATTTTAAACCAGAATGTCTTTTGGGAGAAGGAGGGTTTGGTAGGGTTTACAAGGGTTTACTTGAGAAGACTAGAGAA GTTATAGCTGTTAAGCAGCTAGACAGGAATGGCTTCCAAGGCAACCAAGAATTCCTTGTTGAAGTATTGATTCTCAGTCTTCTCCATCATGAAAATCTAGTCAAGCTTATTGGATACTGTGCTGATGGTGATCAAAGGCTTCTGGTCTATGAGTATATGCCTAACGGCTCCTTAGAAGATCATTTGCTTG ATATCTCAGCCGATCAGAATCCTCTAAGCTGGTATGCTAGGATGAAAATAGCTCATGGTGCCGCTCAAGGCCTCGAGTATTTGCACGAGAAAGCCAACCCGCCGGTGATCTATCGTGATCTTAAATCATCAAATATTCTACTTAATGAAAATTTTGTTGCAAAGCTCTCTGATTTTGGGCTTGCAAAGCTGGGTTCCATAGGGGATAAAATCCATGTTTCTTCAGCAGTAATGGGCACATATGGATACTGTGCGCCCGAATATGTAAGAGCAGGTCAGCTTACTTTGAAGTCAGATGTCTACAGTTTCGGTGTTGTTATGCTCGAGCTAATCACAGGGAGGAGGGCAATTGACACTGCTAAGCCAACAGATGAACAGAACCTTGTTGCCTGG GCAATGCCCTTGTTAAAGGACCAGAAGAGATTCCCAGAGTTAGTAGATCCACTCCTACAAGGGGACTATCCAGCAAAGGGCCTGGGCCAAGCAGCTGCTGTTGCTGCAATGTGTCTCCAAGAAGAGCCTTCGGTTCGCCCACTAATGACCGATGTTGTCGTGGCACTAAGCTTTCTTACAACCGAATAA
- the LOC121996765 gene encoding E3 ubiquitin-protein ligase UPL4-like yields MDRSQKRKISDGELPVKKRACRSTERLPVSFASRTELQRSISAGSDRGKGLPDHGLLGSDNRAMGLSKRRVHRVVARLADDGSGESAQLEALTELCEMLSFVMEDAIERFPLEELVPSLLKLNANGRNPEIMLLAIRALTYLLDARPSSAAAIARHGGITVLCGKLLAIEYLDVAEKCHQALEKISRGYPVACLKAGAVNAVLTYIDFFPSNIQRVAVITVTNMCKELSPDYSSIIMEAVPSLCTLLQYENKELVETVSTCLAWVAYSVRYSPILTDELCKHGVIQKSLELIDNDSHRSISSMTFSSLVGLLTRLASHSQLAVRILFELSISRTLRGILIGSDMSHNSAYASTEDVQNNQVWEALKLTNQLIPEKKKDVPVNKLIQAKEKILMDEPNFLYQFAMEFLPASIQVVNSGANDYVCYGCISIIRRIAHYSTPEILLDSIKDTNISSFLAGLLSRKDIHLLISTLEIVEILMQKLPGVFLSSFIKEGVFYAIDMLLVQDKCIESVPHSDEKIAVSVVSRCMCFAFTPSSVPSSQLKTCKLGKDAIHNLGRKIKASYYLGHGAANSDMSCSKTLQHLRTLCRVLDDSMDTHSDDVGNLHEVKFSTQILDEVMRELSQGESLSTFEFVESGIARSLAHYLCNGKFLLGIHDSGLSDHILAVQKRFQIFASICLSKPSQNRDDTILACLLKNLQDALSSLDNFPVVRSQQLKPRKSYTDIPCSSPTMNPCLKVSFVRDNKDSNLLDFDNVLSIDISSSLVDAVEAYLWPKVSAMNRHQSEAVDYHISKLNLRASRLHHDSEGSSTEAYMNISYETYISNSLEVIRSQEEQLLPVKTSTKLTTDTEVAQGRITTVSPCMVNTKPRLTFSLRGKQLDRSKTLYQAVLEDQVSPGFDMIVGSKFWNQTYEFTYRIAEEDIANKNNMLDLVSQSNIFLNRLGFSFLKLPFFPTKLQAEMLSNIDRMNTSYDILFMLKILEGLNQFSMELSVNDRIQEFAEGRIDNFDDLKVIVSPVPKVDFVSSKLTEKLEQQMRDQLVLNTGCFPSWCSQLTSACPFLFSFEARLKYFYLTAFGSLRNQNNNIRHSDRSSMNSSEWHLVTSFHSRKKFKVDRNNILECAAKIMKLHAQSKGSLEVEYADEVGTGLGPTMEFYTLVSHEFQKVGLGMWREDYCAAKSSVCSDSSVLFAPCGLFPCPWSRKRSGGIKFSDVKKKFSLLGKLVAKAIKDGRTMDISFSNAFYKIMLEQELNICDIQSFDPDLGRTLLEFQALVNRKKFVESASGERDKDPSKLYYRSMAVEDLSLDFTLPAYTDYALASESAKMVNIANLEEYVALVIDATIGSGVARQINAFKSGFNEVFPLRYLQIFTEGELEQLLCGEQDTWDFFQLVNHIKFDHGYSVSSLMATHLLEIIQEYDYDQRRAFLQFVTGAPRLAHGGLAALNPKLTVVRKHSSFDADLDLPSVMTCANYLKLPPYSSKEIMRERLLYAITEGQGSFHLS; encoded by the exons ATGGATCGTAGTCAGAAGCGCAAGATCTCTGACGGAGAACTCCCGGTGAAAAAGCGCGCTTGCAGATCGACGGAGCGCCTACCCGTCTCGTTCGCCTCCAGAACAGAGTTGCAGCGCTCCATCTCCGCCGGTTCAGACCGCGGCAAGGGGTTGCCCGACCACGGCTTGTTAGGCTCGGATAACCGTGCTATGGGTTTATCGAAGAGGAGGGTGCACAGAGTCGTCGCTCGCCTCGCCGATGATGGTTCGGGGGAATCCGCGCAACTCGAGGCACTGACCGAGCTATGCGAGATGCTCTCCTTCGTCATGGAGGACGCCATCGAGCGCTTCCCCCTGGAGGAGCTCGTGCCGTCTCTATTGAAGCTTAATGCCAATGGTCGCAACCCTGAGATTATGCTTCTGGCGATTAGAGCGCTAACTTATCTCTTGGACGCCAGGCCTTCTTCGGCCGCTGCTATCGCGCGGCATGGCGGAATTACTGTCCTCTGTGGAAAGCTTTTGGCTATCGAATACTTGGACGTTGCAGAAAAG TGTCATCAAGCATTGGAGAAGATTTCGCGGGGATATCCCGTTGCATGTTTAAAAGCAGGCGCTGTTAATGCAGTTTTAACTTATATCGATTTCTTTCCGTCTAATATTCAG CGAGTCGCAGTTATAACAGTAACTAATATGTGCAAGGAACTCTCGCCTGATTATTCATCAATTATAATGGAGGCAGTCCCTTCGTTATGCACTCTTCTGCAGTATGAGAACAAGGAG CTGGTAGAAACTGTTTCTACTTGTCTTGCATGGGTTGCTTACTCTGTTCGCTATTCTCCTATTTTGACTGATGAACTGTGCAAGCATGGAGTGATACAGAAGTCCTTGGAATTGATAGATAATGATAGTCACAGGTCAATTAGCTCCATGACTTTTTCT AGTTTAGTTGGTCTCCTCACAAGACTTGCCTCACATTCTCAGTTAGCAGTTCGCATCCTATTTGAGCTTAGCATAAGCAGAACTTTGAGAGGCATCTTAATAGGTTCTGACATGTCACACAATTCTGCCTATGCATCTACTGAAGATGTCCAAAACAATCAG GTATGGGAAGCTTTAAAGTTAACTAATCAGTTGATTCCTGAAAAAAAGAAAGATGTTCCAGTCAATAAACTAATACAAGCTAAGGAGAAGATTTTAATGGACGAACCCAATTTCTTGTATCAATTCGCCATGGAATTTCTTCCAGCTTCCATCCAG GTTGTGAACTCTGGTGCAaatgattatgtatgttatggtTGCATTTCCATCATAAGACGTATTGCCCATTATAGCACACCTGAGATACTTCTGGACTCGATCAAAGATACAAATATCTCAAG TTTTTTGGCAGGGCTGTTGTCCAGGAAAGATATACATCTACTAATTTCCACACTGGAGATTGTTGAGATTCTGATGCAAAAACTTCCAGGTGTTTTCTTAAGCTCTTTCATCAAGGAAGGAGTATTTTATGCAATTGACATGCTTTTAGTCCAAGATAAATGCATAGAATCTGTACCACACTCAGATGAGAAAATAGCTGTCAGTGTTGTTTCCAGATGCATGTGTTTTGCATTTACTCCATCTAGTGTTCCCTCTTCTCAATTAAAAACATGCAAGCTTGGAAAGGATGCTATTCACAATTTGGGAAGGAAGATAAAAGCTTCCTACTACTTGGGCCATGGAGCAGCTAACTCTGATATGTCATGTTCTAAAACTCTTCAACATCTCAGAACTTTGTGCAGAGTGCTAGATGATAGTATGGACACACATTCAGATGATGTTGGTAACCTACATGAAGTGAAATTTTCAACACAAATATTGGATGAGGTGATGAGAGAGCTTTCTCAGGGAGAGTCTTTGTCAACCTTTGAGTTTGTTGAGAGTGGTATTGCAAGATCTCTGGCTCATTATTTATGCAATGGCAAGTTTCTGCTTGGAATTCATGATAGTGGCTTATCAGATCACATTCTAGCTGTACAGAAGAGATTCCAGATATTCGCTTCCATATGCTTGTCCAAACCTAGTCAAAATCGTGATGATACTATTTTGGCTTGCTTATTGAAAAATCTGCAGGATGCATTGTCTTCTTTGGATAACTTTCCTGTTGTCAGAAGCCAACAGTTGAAACCAAGAAAAAGTTATACAGATATCCCTTGTAGTAGCCCCACAATGAATCCTTGTTTAAAAGTTTCGTTTGTACGTGACAACAAAGATTCAAACTTATTGGACTTTGACAATGTACTAAGTATTGATATTTCttcttccttagtagatgctgtAGAAGCATATCTCTGGCCTAAAGTTAGTGCCATGAACAGACATCAGTCAGAGGCAGTGGATTACCATATCAGCAAACTAAACCTCAGAGCTTCAAGGTTACATCATGACTCAGAAGGGAGTTCTACAGAAGCATACATGAACATCTCGTATGAGACTTATATTTCTAATTCTTTAGAG GTGATTAGAAGTCAAGAGGAGCAGCTTTTACCAGTAAAGACTAGCACAAAACTGACAACTG ATACTGAAGTTGCTCAAGGAAGAATCACAACAGTATCTCCATGCATGGTGAATACTAAACCAAGATTAACTTTTAGCTTGAGAGGAAAACAACTTGACCGCTCAAAGACCCTTTATCAAGCAGTTCTAGAGGATCAAGTATCTCCAGGATTTGACATGATTGTGGGGTCCAAATTCTGGAATCAGACTTATGAATTTACTTATAGAATAGCTGAAGAAGACATAGCAAACAAGAACAACATGTTAGATTTGGTTTCTCAGTCAAATATCTTCTTGAATAGGCTTGGATTCTCATTCCTGAAACTTCCCTTTTTCCCTACCAAATTACAAGCTGAAATGCTTTCCAACATTGATAGAATGAATACCTcatatgatattttatttatgttgaAAATATTAGAGGGCTTGAATCAATTTTCGATGGAACTGTCAGTTAATGATAGAATTCAAGAATTTGCAGAAGGGAGAATAGATAACTTTGATGATTTGAAGGTGATAGTTTCTCCAGTACCAAAAGTTGACTTTGTGAGCAGCAAGCTAACTGAGAAGTTGGAGCAGCAAATGAGAGATCAGCTGGTACTAAACACTGGTTGTTTTCCATCATGGTGTAGCCAGTTAACGAGTGCATgtcctttcttattttcctttgAGGCAAGATTGAAGTACTTCTACCTCACAGCATTTGGTTCTTTAAGAAATCAGAATAACAACATTCGGCATTCAGATAGAAGTAGCATGAACTCCAGTGAATGGCACTTGGTTACTAGTTTTCACTCCCGCAAGAAGTTTAAAGTTGACCGCAACAATATCCTTGAATGTGCtgcaaaaatcatgaaattacatgCTCAAAGTAAGGGCTCTCTTGAAGTAGAATATGCTGATGAAGTTGGTACTGGTCTAGGTCCTACTATGGAATTCTACACTCTAGTAAGTCATGAATTTCAAAAGGTTGGATTAGGTATGTGGAGAGAGGACTATTGTGCAGCCAAAAGTAGTGTTTGTAGTGATTCTTCAGTTTTGTTTGCTCCATGTGGACTGTTTCCTTGTCCATGGTCGAGAAAAAGGTCAGGTGGGATTAAATTCTCAGATGTGAAGAAAAAGTTTTCCCTTCTTGGTAAGCTGGTAGCCAAGGCAATTAAAGATGGGAGAACAATGGACATATCATTTTCTAATGCCTTCTATAAGATTATGCTCGAGCAG GAGCTCAATATATGTGATATCCAGTCATTTGATCCAGACCTTGGAAGGACTTTACTGGAGTTTCAAGCTCTAGTCAACAGGAAAAAATTTGTTGAATCAGCTTCTGGAGAAAGAGATAAGGATCCATCAAAGTTATATTACAGGAGCATGGCTGTAGAGGATCTCTCTCTTGATTTCACTCTTCCAGCTTACACTGACTATGCACTCGCATCAGAAAGTGCAAAGATG GTGAACATTGCCAATTTGGAAGAATATGTTGCACTGGTCATTGATGCGACAATTGGCAGTGGAGTTGCGAGACAAATTAATGCCTTCAAATCTGGATTTAATGAG GTATTCCCTCTAAGATATCTCCAAATCTTCACTGAAGGTGAGTTGGAGCAGTTACTCTGCGGAGAACAAGATACTTGGGAT TTCTTTCAGCTTGTGAATCACATCAAGTTTGACCATGGGTATAGCGTGAGCAGCCTTATGGCTACCCAT ttGTTAGAAATCATTCAAGAATATGATTATGATCAGCGTAGAGCTTTCTTGCAATTTGTAACTGGAGCACCTCGCCTTGCACATGGAGGCTTAGCCGCTCTTAACCCAAAGCTAACAGTAGTTCGAAAG CACTCTAGTTTTGATGCTGATCTGGACTTGCCGAGTGTCATGACTTGTGCAAATTATCTAAAGCTCCCACCTTACTCATCTAAA GAGATAATGAGAGAGAGATTGCTATATGCGATAACCGAAGGTCAGGGATCGTTTCACCTATCATAG
- the LOC121996766 gene encoding CTD kinase subunit alpha-like isoform X2, translated as MTALRVEVEDVIEFLRTRGFSAAAAALRDDLLSRRSAGEAADLDLDLNVGFDLPPLKLSPLTRGGAGVAESSPPSASSSSSDAFVSIGSSPSELLNPYGVWSPARSRSDEESTDGHSNFGTAREYNNYWYDDQLGGYYDNPFFVQNDSERLHMEDKFIMSREEKNLFENETHDTFDVLANDHRHEHDDVDCQGCANIYNCPFPICNCCNGSKNCESGEVAEMVRSTSFAIYGRYQVLDDQTERLDECGENQFNFIRKHDHPDTIVLEHDLFHDKSQVEGKECSGSDLAAEKLQTLNANAVADSGFTSKRDDGELQRESFSLPTLEEVSKQDANSAYGHGDDKTVDKKLEESEAVDGELEGDIGDKLHFHASSDDELEVFNLRIIHRKNRTGFEENKEFPVILKSVIAGRYYITKYLGSAAFSKVVQAHDLHTGMDVSLKIIKNDKDFFDQSLDEIKLLKFVNKHDPSDEHHVLCLYDYFYYQEHLFIVTELLRANLYEFQKYNHESGGEEYYTLPRIRAIARQCLEALEFLHHLRIIHCDLKPENILIKSYRRCEIKVIDLGSSCFETDNLSVYVQSRSYRAPEVILGLPFDQKIDIWSLGCILAELHTGNVLFPNDSVPLILARIMGILGPIDEEMLVLGQETSKYFTESFDLYHLNEEMHQMEYLIPERSSLSQQLQDSDTEFVDFLSYLLQINPSRRPTASEALQHRWLSFSYH; from the exons ATGACGGCGCTGCGGGTGGAGGTGGAGGACGTGATCGAATTCCTCCGGACGCGAGGATTCTCCGCGGCCGCCGCTGCTCTCCGCGACGACCTGCTTTCGCGCCGCTCCGCTGGCGAGGCAGCCGACCTTGACCTTGACCTTAACGTAGGATTCGATCTACCTCCTCTGAAGCTTTCTCCTCTGACCCGTGGAGGTGCAGGCGTCGCCGAGAGTTCGCCTCCCAGCGCCTCCTCCAGCTCCTCCGACGCGTTCGTCAGCATTGGCTCATCGCCCTCGG AGCTTTTGAATCCTTACGGAGTATGGTCACCAGCTCGGTCTAGATCTGATGAGGAGTCAACCGATGGGCACTCGAACTTTGGAACTGCCAGAGAGTACAATAATTATTGGTATGATGACCAGCTTGGAGGATATTACGATAATCCCTTCTTCGTGCAGAATGATTCTGAACGATTACATATGGAGGACAAGTTCATCATGTCTAGAGAGGAAAAAAATCTGTTTGAGAATGAAACTCACGATACTTTTGATGTTCTAGCAAATGATCATAGGCATGAGCATGACGATGTCGATTGTCAGGGATGTGCTAATATCTATAATTGTCCTTTCCCAATTTGCAATTGCTGCAATggatccaaaaattgtgaaagtGGTGAGGTTGCTGAAATGGTGAGGAGCACAAGCTTTGCTATCTACGGACGTTATCAGGTCTTGGATGACCAGACGGAGAGGTTGGATGAATGTGGAGAGAATCAGTTTAATTTCATAAGGAAACATGACCATCCAGATACTATTGTCCTAGAACATGATCTGTTTCACGATAAAAGTCAAGTTGAAGGCAAAGAATGCTCAGGATCAGATTTAGCAGCGGAAAAACTGCAGACTTTAAATGCCAATGCAGTTGCTGATAGTGGCTTTACAA GCAAGAGAGATGATGGAGAGTTGCAAAGGGAATCTTTCAGTTTACCAACACTTGAAGAGGTGTCTAAACAAGATGCAAATTCTGCATATGGACATGGGGATGACAAGACAGTTGACAAAAAACTAGAGGAATCTGAGGCTGTTGATGGGGAATTAGAGGGTGATATTGGTGACAAGCTTCATTTTCATGCTTCCTCTGATGATGAACTGGAAGTATTTAATTTGAGAATAATTCACCGCAAAAACAG AACTGGCTttgaagaaaataaagagtttccAGTTATCCTGAAATCAGTTATAGCAGGCAGATACTATATCACAAAGTATCTTGGTTCGGCTGCATTTAGCAAGGTTGTTCAGGCGCATGACCTCCATACTGGAATGGATGTATCCCTCAAGATAATAAAGAACGATAAGGATTTCTTTGACCAGAGTTTAGATGAGATTAAACTTCTCAAGTTTGTTAATAAGCATGATCCTTCTGATGAGCATCATGTATTGTGCCTTTATGACTACTTCTACTATCAG GAACATCTTTTCATTGTAACAGAGTTATTACGGGCTAACCTCTATGAATTTCAGAAGTACAATCATGAATCTGGTGGTGAGGAATACTACACATTGCCTAGAATACGG GCTATAGCTCGACAATGTCTAGAGGCTTTAGAGTTCCTCCACCATCTAAGGATAATTCATTGTGATCTGAAGCCTGAGAATATCCTTAtcaagagctatagaagatgtGAAATTAAGGTTATTGATCTCGGAAGCAGCTGCTTTGAGACAGACAACTTATCTGTATATGTGCAATCTCGTTCTTATAGAGCCCCGGAAGTTATCCTAGGTCTCCCTTTTGATCAGAAGATTGATATTTGGTCTCTAGGTTGCATCCTGGCTGAACTGCACACTGGTAAC GTGCTATTTCCAAATGACTCAGTCCCCTTGATACTTGCTCGGATAATGGGGATCCTTGGTCCAATTGATGAGGAGATGCTTGTACTGGGACAGGAAACGAGCAAATATTTCACTGAAAGTTTTGATCTATATCATCTGAACGAG GAAATGCATCAAATGGAGTACCTGATACCAGAGAGGTCCTCATTGTCACAACAGCTGCAAGATTCCGATACTGAATTTGTTGATTTCCTTTCTTATTTGCTCCAAATAAACCCTAGTAGGAGACCAACAGCTAGTGAAGCACTGCAACATAGATGGCTTTCCTTCTCGTACCATTGA